Below is a genomic region from Fulvia fulva chromosome 5, complete sequence.
TCGCGACAAGGGCGTAGACGGAGCACTGGCGCCAGTCGCGGGTCCTCTTGGCCGATCACCAGCCGGTGGACGCAACTGGGAAGGATTCTCGCCCGATCCATACTTGACCGGTCAACTCTTTGCTGAGAGCGTCAAGGGAATCCAGAGTACTGGCCAGATGGCTGTCGGAAAGCATTACATCGGGAACGAGCAAGAGCACTTCCGTCAGGTACCCGAGTCCATTGGTTTTGGCCTGGGCAACATCACCTACCCTGGAAGCTCCAACATCGACGACCAGACACTCCATGAACTCTACCTCTGGCCCTTCGCAGATGCTGTCCGAGCTGGAATGGTCTCCGTCATGTGTTCTTACAATCGCGTCAACAACTCAGATGCTTGCCAAAACAGCTACCTGATCAACCACATTTTGAAGGGTGAGCTCGGCTTTCAGGGCTATGTACTCAGCGATTGGCAGGCGCAGCACTCCGGAGTCTCGTCCACCTTGGCTGGTCTTGATGTGTCAATGCCTGGAGACATCGTTTTCGACTCAAGCACCAGCTACAACGGAGCCAACTTAACAATCGCAGTGCTTAACCGCACCGTACCACAGTGGCGTCTCGATGATATGGTTGTGCGAATCCTTTCTTCCTGGTACTATGTTGGCGGCGATGAGACTCGAAAGGAGATCAACTTCAACTCGTGGACCCCCGACACCTTCGGCTCCGTCTACGCCTTTGCCGGTCCCGACTACGGCTACGGCCAAGTGAATGAGCATGTCGATGTACGAGGCGAACACAGCAGGGTCATTCGCCAGATCGGCGCTGCCTCTACTATTCTGCTGAAGAATGTCAACGGCACGCTGCCATTGACAGCGAAGGAAAAGCTTACTGCCGTGTTTGGCGAAGACGCTGGCCCGAATCCTTGGGGACCAAATGGATGCGCAGATCGCGGCTGCTATCAAGGCACAAACGCTATGGGTATGTATGGCTTTGTCGGCAGGTTGAGTTGTATGGCTAATCTTTTGAATAGGCTGGGGCTCTGGAACTGCCAACTTCCCATATCTCGTGACACCCGATACCGCCATTCAAGGCGAGGTCTTGGAGCAGTCGAGCGCCTACGAGAGCATCATCCACAATGGCGCTCTGGCCCAGATCCAAGCTCTAGCCAAAAAAGCTTCACAGGTCGCTGGTGTCTGCCTCGCATTCGCAGGTGCCGACTCTGGAGAAGGCTTCCTGATGCCAGACTATAACTACGGTGACCGCAACAATTTGACGTTCTGGCAAGGCGCTGAAGCGATGATCGCAAATGTTACCGCCAACTGCAACAACACGATTCTGGTCATTCATTCAGTTGGCGCTATCGATATTCAGCAGTGGAAGGACCACGAAAACGTCACAGCTATTGTGTGGGCCGGCCTTCCTGGAGAACAGAGTGGGTATGCCTTGACGGATGTTCTTTACGGCCGCGTGAACCCAGGAGCCAAGCTGCCATACACAATCGGCCAGAATCGTACCGACTATGGCACCGACTTGCTGTACAAGCCAAACGGCCCAGTACCGCAATTCGACTTTCAAGAAGGTGTTTTCATCGACTACAGGCGCTTTGACCATGCTGATATCGAGCCCACGTACGAGTTCGGCTTTGGTCTGTCGTACACTACGTTCAGCTATAGCAACCTAAAAGTCAACAAGCTCGACGTAGGCGAATACACACCGACCACCGGATCAACAACTGCAGCTCCGACCTACGGTACCATCAACAACGACCCGTCATCACACGTCTTCCCAGACAACTCAACATTCCGTCGTGTGCCATTCTTTATCTATCCTTGGCTCAACAGTACCGACCTGGAAGCTTCTTACGGTTACACCGATTATGGTGACAACAGCTTCGTCCCAGAAGGTGCGCAAAACGGCGGTCCACAACCACTTCATCCAGCTGGTGGCGCACCTGGCGGTAACCCTCAGCTGTGGGACACCCTTTACAACGTCACTGTCACCATCACCAACACTGGCGACGTCGCTGGCGAGGAAGTCGCCCAGCTTTACGTTTCATTGGGAGGGCCTTACGACCCCAAGATTGTTCTTCGCGGCTTCGAGAAGGTTTCCATTCAGCCAGGCGAGAGCACAGATGTCCACTTTGATTTGCACAGGAGAGATCTGTCTAACTGGGACACTATTAGCCAGAACTGGGTGATCAGCGAGCACGCGAAGACAGTGTATGTCGGCGCCAGCTCGCGTATCCTGCCTCTGAATGCTGCACTTGAGTAGCAGTCAAAGTGTGGAGAGGAAACAACGGATCTGCGGCGTAGGTAAAGCAGTAATGGACGCGTAACATCAATGCCAGGCAAAATTCCGCCGAACATTATTCGTCGAATGCTCAAAGTCTAGACCTTGGCACCTTCTACATGGGATTGCTTGAATGTGCTTACTATGTGCGAAGTGCCTCGGGCCTGGAGAATGCCGGTGGTGGCGTTTGTGGCGCCATGTCGTTCGCACATGTACCCGTACAGTGACGAGGCGGATAAGCAGGAGTGACAAACACACGGCAAAGCACATACACGTACTTGCTACTGCTAATAAGTGTCGGTGTCGGTTCAATTCGTCGATGCACATTCGTGGCACCCATCGTCGCAGCAATCGCCCAATGTGGCAGGTCCGAGCTGTATCCTGGCACAACAGTCATCATCAGCGAATGGCCACTCCAAAGCATATTTACGAGCACTATCAACCTTGAAGAAGCCGCGGCTGGTTATCAGCTTCTTTTAAGCTTGCGAAGCCTTTGATCTGTAGCTAAAACGCTTCGATGGACGCCTTCGCACTGTGGCGCTCTTGTTGGCCTGACGAACCGCCACTCACGGCGCTGGGCACTGCGGCAGGGACGTATTTGATATGCGAAATCGATGCTGCCTTCATCTATTGCTTCATTGTGGCTTACGGGTGCGGACAAGATTGCCAGTCATTGCTGCAGGGCGGGTGCCTCGATCGCCCTCAATGCGCTCCGGCGGGTGATGGTGAAGTGCCCCTTCACACTGATCGAGAGCAGCCAGTTCAAGGACCGAGGAGACTGTGTGTCGAGCAGCCTATACAGGTCACTCGAAGGTATGGCCCCTGCATGTTGACCACTCACAACCGCACTTACGACCATCTCCCTCACCCAAGCCTCCGGTTTCAACGGACCAAACAACGCCCTCACGGGCATGGCATTTACAAGCATCGCCAACAGCAAGAGCACACCATACTTCTTCAACCTCATCAACCAGGGCAAGGTCAGCCCAACCGAGTTCTCCTTCTACCTCGGCCGTGCCAAGTCCAACACCCAAGGCCTCAGCGAGATGACCCTTGGTGGCCGTGACAGTTCCCGCTACACAGGCGCTTTCACAAACGTCCCAGTCACATCACAGACCTACTGGCAAACTGCCATCGACGGCGCGTCCGTCGGCAGCAAGGCCGTCTCCGGTACATCAGGCCGAAGCGCCATCGACACCGGCACCACCCTAGCCCTAGCACCCAACGCCGCAGCCGCGGCCATCTTTGCGCAGATCCCTGGCTCGCTCCCAATCCCAAGCTTGGTAGTTATTGCGACTCTGTACGCATACCCGTGCAACACGAAGGCAAATGTGTCGCTAAAGTACGCTGGGAAGAACTTCGCTATTAACAACATTGACCTCAACTTTGGAAAGCTGTCTGATCAGTTGGGTCTGCCGCTGTTGTCGGGCACAAACTACTGCCTGGCTGGTCTGGGTGGTGCGGACATCAACCCTGGTATTCCTCTTTGGATTGTGGGAGATGTGTTCCTTAAGAACTGGTACTCGACGTACCATTACATTAGCCCATCGAGTGCGTATGTGGCTTTTGCGAAGGCTGCTGGGAACCAATAGACACAGCAGTAAGGGGTTGCTACGACGCAATGAGGAATGATGCAACTTGAACAGCCTGTGTAGGCTAGATGCTCATGGAGGACATGCCATTATGAGTTCTTTTACACGATCATCCACGCCATCGTGTCATTGTACTCCTTTCTCATGATCGAACAAACTCATCGCTAACGCCGCTTTGGCTTCAGGTAGCCACCCTGAAAGAACTGATACAAAAAGGGTGTGAATCTGAATCTGCTCAATGTCAGCATGGAGCCAGCAGTCTATGCGGCCGAGCCTACTTTGGGTTGGTTCTGCATTTGCTGCACCATTCGCCATTCCAGTCCACCCGTTCGCGGCAGCCGCGGGTGGCACAGGGGTAGTAGTATCTTGGCATGGTCGTGGCGAGTGTTCTGGAGTGTTGTTGTCTTCCTTTGGAGCTTCGTTGCTGGTCGATTGCTAGAGCGGTTGCGTTTCTCTGGTGTCTTTGATGGCAGCAGAAGGCGTTAATGGCACGGGAATCGACCCCATACTTAAGTATGTACTCGCGAAGCATTTGTAGTGAAGATTGAGTCTCAGGAGGATCAAGCCGTGAAGAATGGTTTCTTCGTCATGAACGCCACCAACAACCATCGCGCCTTTGTCACAGGACATGTGGTAGCAGTGCACTTGATCCACGACCAGTGCCTAGTATCGATTAGGCTTGCGGTAGCCTCCACGGACAACTTCCCATGCGAAGATAATGGGTCTGAATCTATCATGAATTAGTTGTGAGTATCGCTGCATGATACATGTTTCCATACTTTGGATGGTCTTCGCACTCCTGACATGGGTCTCGATATTGCCCACCTTTCTCCACGTTGTTGTGACAACCGCGGGTCGAACAGCCATAGACTATGTTTCTTGGCATCGTGCGTGTGGTACAGTGAGTAGCGTGATCTGATGAGCTTCTTCGTTAGAACGGCTTTGAGCAGTCTCGCCTCCTAGGCTTCTTCTCGTTGTAGCAGTGGAATGTGGCTGCGTCAATTTTAGAGCCCAGTACGGGTGTACTATATGTAGGCGGCAGGGAACGATAGGGAACATCAAGCCTGGAAAATTCCATGTAGTGAAGAATGTTCAAACACAATAGGTTCGCAAACCGCGTGATGCATTAAAGACAGACTCTCGCGGGGTGTTTGCGACTGTCCCATCATGCACTACTGGGAATGTCCAGCTTCCAGCACCAAGCAACCTTCAAGCCCCCTCATAGGTCCTGCCGGAAAAACTGTCATTGTGCAAAAGTATGAGTGTTATGTTGCTGATTACTTCCGCTTGAGCGCTTGTTGCGACGTACACTATACCGCATGGCCGTAGAGCTTGAACTGCCTGCCCATCTGTCAACGCGTCCGTGAAGTGCTAGATCGAGATCGAAGACCCTTGCAAGCGGTTCTCGGCACGCACAGACCAGGCCTGTGGCGTTTGCATGTGAAGCTCACTGCTGCTTTCACTCCTGATCTGAGAGCCTCGCTGCACTGCTGTCGGTCTGGAACTCGAAGCTTTTGTCCTGTGTAAAGCTTGGTTCGATGACACTTTGGAGCCGAGGGTGGCATGATCGTCTGGACTGAAGGGGTCGCATT
It encodes:
- a CDS encoding Beta-glucosidase 1, with the protein product MKASIAAVLSAAFAVLAQEGNDTAPFPDTTYPDAISPNPAAVAGAQSNQTSPPGYPSPWSSGKGDWAAAHEKAVALVSQLTLEEKVNLTTGTGWSLEQCVGNTGGLPRLGIRGFCYQDSPTGLRFTDFNSAFESGVNVAATWDRSLAYLRGVAMGEEFRDKGVDGALAPVAGPLGRSPAGGRNWEGFSPDPYLTGQLFAESVKGIQSTGQMAVGKHYIGNEQEHFRQVPESIGFGLGNITYPGSSNIDDQTLHELYLWPFADAVRAGMVSVMCSYNRVNNSDACQNSYLINHILKGELGFQGYVLSDWQAQHSGVSSTLAGLDVSMPGDIVFDSSTSYNGANLTIAVLNRTVPQWRLDDMVVRILSSWYYVGGDETRKEINFNSWTPDTFGSVYAFAGPDYGYGQVNEHVDVRGEHSRVIRQIGAASTILLKNVNGTLPLTAKEKLTAVFGEDAGPNPWGPNGCADRGCYQGTNAMGWGSGTANFPYLVTPDTAIQGEVLEQSSAYESIIHNGALAQIQALAKKASQVAGVCLAFAGADSGEGFLMPDYNYGDRNNLTFWQGAEAMIANVTANCNNTILVIHSVGAIDIQQWKDHENVTAIVWAGLPGEQSGYALTDVLYGRVNPGAKLPYTIGQNRTDYGTDLLYKPNGPVPQFDFQEGVFIDYRRFDHADIEPTYEFGFGLSYTTFSYSNLKVNKLDVGEYTPTTGSTTAAPTYGTINNDPSSHVFPDNSTFRRVPFFIYPWLNSTDLEASYGYTDYGDNSFVPEGAQNGGPQPLHPAGGAPGGNPQLWDTLYNVTVTITNTGDVAGEEVAQLYVSLGGPYDPKIVLRGFEKVSIQPGESTDVHFDLHRRDLSNWDTISQNWVISEHAKTVYVGASSRILPLNAALE
- a CDS encoding Aspartic protease produces the protein MAFTSIANSKSTPYFFNLINQGKVSPTEFSFYLGRAKSNTQGLSEMTLGGRDSSRYTGAFTNVPVTSQTYWQTAIDGASVGSKAVSGTSGRSAIDTGTTLALAPNAAAAAIFAQIPGSLPIPSLVVIATLYAYPCNTKANVSLKYAGKNFAINNIDLNFGKLSDQLGLPLLSGTNYCLAGLGGADINPGIPLWIVGDVFLKNWYSTYHYISPSSAYVAFAKAAGNQ